ATCTTGATTAGTCTTCCCTATATTCTCTAGCCATTGCTTCGTCCCGAATCTCATGGCGCATGCCGTTAAGAGCCTGTTCGCGGCGCTTGTTTTTATCTATCAGCTCGTTTCTTGCTCTGCTGTCGTCTGTCTTATCTATCATTTCGTCTGCAAGCTCCATATTACGGATAGTTGAGTTAATATTTCTTTGAATACGCTCAACATTGTCCTTTCGGTCGTCGGGATTGTGTTTCATATAAAGCTCCTCGCCGCGGTAATTATAAAACCACAGCTGCCGCTTTTGCGGCAAGCGGCAAGCCGAATTTATCAAATTTTTTAAGATACAATTATATTATTTTACATCTAAATGATTTTATAATGGAAAAGCCTGCGATTTTTGGTCGCAGGCTTTGATTTTTTTTTAATTTCCACACTCAATACTTATTTCGTTAAATATTTTTAAAATATTTTGAAGGTCGTAATTTTGTTTTTCTTCATCAGCAATATCTAAAATTGCATTTCCTTCATGCATAAGAATCAAACGGTTCCCGTATTTCATCGCAAAACGAAGATTGTGTGTGACCATAATTGCGGTAAGGTGTTTTTCTTTAATAAACTTATCAGTAAGTTCCATTACTATTTCAGAAGTTTTCGGATCAAGCGCCGCCGTGTGCTCGTCAAGCACAAGCAGGTCGATAGGCGTCATCGTAGAAATCAAAAGAGCCAGCGCCTGACGTTGACCGCCGGAAAGCGAACCGACAGGGAGATCAACTTTGTTTTCCAGCCCAAGCTGTAAAAGCTCAAGTTGTGATTTGTAATAGTCTCTTCTATTTTTGTTGACGCCTTTGCCAAGGTCGTATGCCTTTCCTTTATTGTCTGCGAGCGCAAGGTTCTCCAAAATAGTCAGATGAGGGCAAGTGCCCTTTGACGGATTTTGAAAAACTCTTCCGATAAAAGATGAGCGCTGATGTTCTGAAAGTTTGGTTATTTCCCTTCCGTGAAGCTTAACACTGCCGCTGTCAGGCATTATGCTTCCACAGAGAATATTAAGCAGCGACGTTTTGCCTGAACCGTTGCTTCCTATAATTGAGAGGAATTCATTTTGCTTCATATTAAGACTGAAGTTATCAAAAAGAGACACCTCATTAATAGAATTCTTATTAAAAACCTTGCTTATGTT
This DNA window, taken from Bacillota bacterium, encodes the following:
- the tlp gene encoding small acid-soluble spore protein Tlp; translated protein: MKHNPDDRKDNVERIQRNINSTIRNMELADEMIDKTDDSRARNELIDKNKRREQALNGMRHEIRDEAMAREYRED
- a CDS encoding ATP-binding cassette domain-containing protein, with protein sequence MAIKQDFDNAALSFENISKVFNKNSINEVSLFDNFSLNMKQNEFLSIIGSNGSGKTSLLNILCGSIMPDSGSVKLHGREITKLSEHQRSSFIGRVFQNPSKGTCPHLTILENLALADNKGKAYDLGKGVNKNRRDYYKSQLELLQLGLENKVDLPVGSLSGGQRQALALLISTMTPIDLLVLDEHTAALDPKTSEIVMELTDKFIKEKHLTAIMVTHNLRFAMKYGNRLILMHEGNAILDIADEEKQNYDLQNILKIFNEISIECGN